Proteins encoded in a region of the Trypanosoma brucei gambiense DAL972 chromosome 11, complete sequence genome:
- a CDS encoding triosephosphate isomerase, putative → MSKPQPIAAANWKCNGSQQSLSELIDLFNSTSINHDVQCVVASTFVHLAMTKERLSHPKFVIAAQNAIAKSGAFTGEVSLPILKDFGVNWIVLGHSERRAYYGETNEIVADKVAAAVAAGFMVIACIGETLQERESGRTAVVVLTQIAAIAKKLKKADWAKVVIAYEPVWAIGTGKVATPQQAQEAHALIRSWVSSKIGADVAGELRILYGGSVNGKNARTLYQQRDVNGFLVGGASLKPEFVDIIKATQ, encoded by the coding sequence ATGTCCAAGCCACAACCCATCGCAGCAGCCAACTGGAAGTGCAACGGCTCCCAACAGTCTTTGTCGGAGCTTATTGATCTGTTTAACTCCACAAGCATCAACCACGACGTGCAATGCGTAGTGGCCTCCACCTTTGTTCACCTTGCCATGACGAAGGAGCGTCTTTCACACCCCAAATTTGTGATTGCGGCGCAGAACGCCATTGCAAAGAGCGGTGCCTTCACCGGCGAAGTCTCCCTGCCCATCCTCAAAGATTTCGGTGTCAACTGGATTGTTCTGGGTCACTCCGAGCGCCGCGCATACTATGGTGAGACAAACGAGATTGTTGCGGACAAGGTTGCCGCCGCCGTTGCTGCTGGTTTCATGGTTATTGCTTGCATCGGCGAAACGCTGCAGGAGCGTGAATCAGGTCGcaccgctgttgttgtgctCACACAGATCGCTGCTATTGCtaagaaactgaagaaggCTGACTGGGCCAAAGTTGTCATCGCCTACGAACCCGTTTGGGCCATTGGCACCGGCAAGGTGGCGACACCACAGCAAGCGCAGGAAGCCCACGCACTCATCCGCAGCTGGGTGAGCAGCAAGATTGGAGCAGATGTCGCGGGAGAGCTCCGCATTCTTTACGGCGGTTCTGTTAATGGAAAGAATGCGCGCACTCTTTACCAACAGCGAGACGTCAACGGCTTCCTTGTTGGTGGTGCCTCACTTAAGCCAGAATTTGTGGACATCATCAAAGCCACTCAGTGA
- a CDS encoding DNA polymerase theta, putative, with translation MKNLSIFSARRDDSLSAFFWTDSLIKSCGNIGSSGIHASVTSKQKKSPAASTDRKRRRSTEFSTETLLIAETPVTTASKNTVLTPSASRALSPPVASGPSCAEISVRGFDDALSVSEDLFEGRLGPAVVDVELGENTSLMNDASAFSAALAEIDRGSASDVQKLNSSIKVMLLVGGEAYYVFTPRDTFSITFLAKLLASENVTKVLLNGRPLYQLLFRFLGTDRIDVRNLVDLSVWVQVIERVRGPIHAGIKCANPKEAMMKLPESVRAQIQTRVNNSMVVLRRGGSLPADGPLRQGGGGQNMLEMPPLPSIGSISDSQMEDRLCSFMALHEYYESFVKSVDDDNPKVSSVCSLPAVCHLETSVAFLCEVMTYHGMFVRKTAFELMTKDLEDQIEKISDYGKTLLDASPCSKYSGGSFSVREATAEVMVDCLRDTYGYNLSVNGSFDKQLQKFYRGAGKGNESGRKLAHVWLAIRERTDFMRTLRSNVENMNMLDRIVDVATQVASNEEDEGANDCSGSGGSSVGSTKKAACYSVHPHWAVHHTSTGRLYCSRPNLQTVPKTAQKCTYVSPLTSDYGLLFTNPEWTMRHLYGPAPGCVLLSFDFNQMELRVLAHLSGDELLIQHLSSEYDVLSAMTRHLTGLSDDEQVPPHLRETVKVVVYGLFYGMGLATMKERVKILMDSAHSVPSSQRKITADTLLRAFHQRYPAAGKFLTRARIRAFHEARCVTLTGINDLSSEKDGNRRRQHSIARILQGSSSTLFQSAMVKVHERRHDIVPNLPAAPFALVLCIHDELIYSVVEGYVDVVAREIKGIMVEQAQVFSLRVPLRVSVKVGKTFGSLEKLDVP, from the coding sequence ATGAAAAATCTTTCAATCTTCTCCGCAAGAAGGGATGACAGTctctctgctttcttttggACCGATTCTCTGATAAAATCCTGTGGGAATATCGGGAGCAGCGGGATTCATGCGTCGGTCACctccaaacagaaaaagagtcCTGCAGCGAGCACGGATAGGAAGCGTCGCCGCTCAACTGAATTTTCCACTGAAACACTCCTGATCGCAGAAACACCGGTGACAACTGCTTCGAAAAACACTGTTCTTACGCCCTCGGCTTCAAGAGCCCTCTCACCACCCGTTGCCAGTGGCCCTTCATGCGCTGAAATTTCGGTACGCGGTTTCGACGATGCTCTCAGCGTTAGTGAGGATTTGTTTGAGGGAAGGTTGGGGCCAGCCGTTGTTGACGTGGAGCTGGGTGAAAACACGTCTCTGATGAATGATGCGTCGGCGTTCTCTGCAGCACTGGCGGAAATAGACAGGGGAAGTGCAAGCGACGTGCAAAAACTGAACTCTTCCATTAAAGTTATGCTTCTTGTTGGTGGTGAAGCGTATTACGTATTTACGCCTCGTGACACGTTTTCTATTACCTTCTTAGCGAAACTGCTCGCTTCGGAGAATGTGACAAAGGTTTTGTTGAATGGACGACCTTTGTATCAATTACTATTTCGTTTTCTGGGTACAGATCGCATTGACGTGAGGAACCTTGTGGATCTTTCAGTTTGGGTACAAGTAATTGAACGTGTACGTGGACCTATTCATGCCGGAATCAAATGTGCTAACCCGAAAGAGGCTATGATGAAACTCCCAGAAAGTGTGAGAGCGCAAATCCAAACTCGGGTGAACAACTCGATGGTGGTACTGAGACGTGGAGGTAGTTTGCCGGCAGATGGTCCGTTAAGACAGGGTGGTGGAGGTCAGAACATGCTTGAAATGCCCCCGCTGCCGTCAATAGGCTCTATTTCGGACTCGCAAATGGAGGATCGTCTTTGCTCTTTTATGGCCCTTCACGAGTATTATGAGAGCTTCGTTAAATCAGTTGATGACGACAACCCGAAGGTCTCATCTGTTTGTTCACTTCCTGCCGTTTGCCACCTTGAAACTAGTGTAGCATTTTTGTGCGAAGTCATGACATATCACGGTATGTTTGTGAGGAAGACTGCCTTTGAATTGATGACAAAGGATTTGGAGGATCAGATTGAAAAAATTAGTGACTATGGGAAGACCTTACTTGACGCAAGCCCATGTTCCAAGTATTCCGGAGGGAGTTTTAGCGTGAGGGAGGCAACGGCAGAAGTGATGGTTGATTGCTTGCGAGATACATACGGCTACAATCTTTCCGTTAACGGCAGCTTTGACAAGCAACTCCAAAAATTTTATCGTGGCGCCGGCAAAGGAAATGAGTCGGGAAGAAAGTTGGCCCATGTATGGTTGGCTATTCGTGAGCGCACTGATTTTATGCGAACTCTCAGAAGCAACGTGGAAAATATGAATATGTTAGACCGCATCGTTGACGTTGCGACACAAGTTGCTTCGAACGAAGAGGATGAGGGTGCGAATGACTGCTCAGGCAGCGGTGGGAGTAGTGTGGGGAGtacaaaaaaagcagccTGTTACTCTGTACATCCTCACTGGGCCGTTCATCACACTTCGACGGGACGATTGTACTGTTCTCGACCCAATCTGCAAACTGTTCCCAAAACGGCACAAAAATGCACCTACGTAAGTCCCCTCACATCTGATTATGGGTTGTTGTTCACAAACCCTGAGTGGACAATGCGACACTTGTACGGTCCAGCACCTGGGTGCGTACTTCTTTCGTTCGATTTCAACCAAATGGAGTTGCGCGTGTTGGCACATCTGAGCGGGGACGAGTTGCTCATTCAGCACTTGTCAAGTGAATACGACGTGCTATCAGCGATGACACGGCACCTTACTGGTCTTAGTGATGATGAGCAGGTTCCGCCACACCTCAGAGAAACAGTCAAAGTTGTTGTCTACGGCTTATTTTACGGTATGGGCTTAGCGACAATGAAGGAACGCGTGAAAATTTTGATGGACTCAGCACACTCAGTTCCGTCTAGTCAACGAAAAATTACCGCCGACACCTTACTACGTGCGTTTCATCAGCGTTACCCGGCTGCAGGAAAGTTTTTAACACGCGCACGCATCCGTGCGTTTCATGAGGCGCGTTGCGTTACTCTCACGGGTATCAACGACTTGTCGAGTGAGAAGGACGGCAATCGGCGAAGGCAGCACTCAATCGCTCGTATACTTCAGGGTAGTTCTTCTACGTTGTTTCAAAGTGCCATGGTGAAGGTTCACGAAAGGCGTCACGACATTGTTCCTAACCTACCTGCGGCCCCCTTCGCCCTTGTCTTGTGCATTCACGATGAACTCATATATTCTGTGGTTGAGGGATACGTGGATGTTGTAGCAAGGGAAATCAAGGGGATAATGGTGGAGCAGGCGCAAGTATTTTCGTTGCGGGTCCCCTTACGAGTTTCAGTGAAGGTTGGAAAAACGTTCGGTTCACTCGAGAAACTTGATGTTCCTTAA
- a CDS encoding DNA replication licensing factor, putative — translation MESDAGVVQVTNFRGGFTGEDDLNNGERQQDEAIDLKLIFKEFVERFRVHNDHLYMAMLRGNLAAGLFFMEVEMSHIQQFSSAVFNAILSTPTRALPLFEHAVWELAQEHKLLPPLSRRSSIQLQLYWGVPPTPLRLLAQASVARLVCVSGIVVKVSACHARCVRAAIQCTSCSSKTYINGGRSVDLPPHCLENGGRGTATGGAGFGGGVGQRKCRPNPYTLLPMECEYEDQQIIKVQELPEDVPTGELPRHVTVVVDRYLVDRVSPGSRVQIAGIVSVQEKRGGVEGGGRKGSKGTRAAAGLRAQYLRCVGLMFITAKDGGASVQSVNQNFSSRVRSQSRMAWQVEEEAAFQRFAEQGDVYERLAQSIDPAIFGLQDQKKAIVCLLFGGTRKRQGSNYLRGDMNVLFIGDPSTAKSQLLKFTEKVAPIGIYTSGKGSSAAGLTASVISSGNGDFVLEAGSMVLADGGVVCIDEFDKMREQDQVAIHEAMEQQTISIAKANLTTMLNSRTSVLAAANPTLGSYDPLRSNEDQMDFQSSILSRFDLIFKVIDPRNPEVDNKLAQHVINLHKGGSARHSHSTTTAVVERSFFTKYISYARATRHPRISEDAMSVLLDFYVHVRREAHQQTLDALSNSGGTKAQTPIIQVTARQLESLVRITESMARMRLDVLAHRADAEEAIRLFKSATVDAIKSGVSDQSMTAAQSELVLRIEDALRRRVALGATVEHSRLMSEMARVGFDVKLVERAIYAMMKREELEWRRQRTQIHRLR, via the coding sequence ATGGAATCGGATGCAGGTGTGGTGCAAGTAACCAACTTCCGGGGCGGCTTCACCGGAGAGGATGATTTGAACAACGGTGAACGTCAGCAGGATGAGGCAATCGACTTAAAGCTCATCTTCAAAGAATTTGTTGAACGGTTTCGTGTCCATAACGACCATTTATACATGGCTATGCTTCGAGGTAACCTTGCAGCAGGGCTTTTTTTTATGGAAGTGGAAATGTCACATATACAACAATTTAGCAGTGCTGTATTTAACGCAATTCTTTCAACGCCTACACGTGCACTACCATTATTTGAGCATGCTGTTTGGGAGCTAGCGCAGGAACACAAGCTACTACCACCGCTAAGTCGTCGCAGTAGTATACAGCTTCAACTGTATTGGGGGGTACCACCCACTCCGCTACGCCTACTTGCTCAAGCCTCTGTTGCTCGTTTGGTATGTGTAAGCGGCATTGTTGTTAAGGTAAGTGCCTGTCATGCCCGGTGTGTACGTGCAGCTATCCAGTGCACTAGTTGTAGCAGTAAAACATACATCAATGGTGGGAGAAGCGTCGACTTACCTCCGCATTGCTTAGAGAATGGTGGTCGTGGGACGGCGACCGGCGGCGCAGGGTTTGGAGGCGGAGTTGGACAGCGTAAATGTAGACCAAACCCGTACACACTGCTCCCTATGGAGTGTGAATACGAGGACCAGCAGATCATAAAAGTGCAAGAACTTCCGGAAGATGTCCCAACTGGTGAGTTGCCACGTCACGTAACGGTTGTTGTGGACCGGTACTTGGTTGACCGTGTGAGTCCAGGGTCTCGGGTGCAGATTGCTGGCATTGTCTCCGTGCAGGAGAAGCGCGGGGGTGTGGAAGGAGGTGGTAGAAAGGGAAGTAAAGGGACACGTGCCGCTGCGGGACTTCGTGCTCAGTACCTTCGGTGCGTCGGTCTCATGTTCATCACTGCGAAGGACGGTGGAGCTTCCGTTCAAAGCGTCAATCAGAACTTTTCCTCTCGGGTCCGCTCTCAGTCGCGAATGGCGTGgcaggtggaggaagaaGCAGCATTTCAACGCTTCGCAGAGCAGGGTGATGTGTACGAGCGACTTGCGCAAAGCATAGATCCCGCTATCTTTGGTTTGCAAGACCAGAAGAAGGCGATTGTTTGCCTTTTGTTTGGTGGTACGAGGAAACGACAGGGTAGTAATTATTTACGTGGTGATATGAATGTTCTCTTTATCGGGGATCCTTCCACAGCGAAGTCGCAACTACTCAAGTTCACAGAAAAAGTAGCCCCGATTGGTATATATACATCCGGTAAAGGAAGTAGTGCAGCTGGTCTAACAGCATCTGTCATATCTAGTGGAAATGGTGACTTTGTGCTCGAAGCAGGTTCTATGGTGCTTGCGGATGGGGGTGTCGTTTGCATTGATGAGTTTGACAAAATGAGGGAGCAGGACCAAGTGGCGATCCATGAGGCTATGGAACAGCAGACTATATCCATTGCTAAGGCTAACCTCACGACGATGCTTAACAGCAGGACGAGCGTATTAGCAGCTGCCAATCCAACGTTGGGTAGTTACGATCCGCTTCGATCAAATGAAGACCAAATGGACTTTCAGAGTTCCATCCTTTCTCGCTTTGACCTTATTTTCAAGGTAATTGACCCACGTAACCCCGAAGTTGATAATAAACTCGCGCAGCACGTGATCAATCTACATAAAGGGGGTAGTGCTCGTCATTCACATAGTACGACAACAGCAGTTGTTGAACGTTCTTTCTTCACAAAATATATCTCATACGCCAGAGCTACTCGTCATCCCCGTATTTCAGAGGACGCCATGTCTGTGCTGCTAGACTTTTATGTTCATGTTCGTCGTGAGGCACATCAGCAAACCCTCGATGCATTGTCCAACTCCGGTGGGACGAAGGCTCAGACTCCTATCATTCAAGTAACTGCGCGCCAGCTGGAGAGTCTTGTGCGAATAACGGAGTCCATGGCTCGCATGCGTCTCGATGTACTCGCCCACCGCGCAGATGCGGAAGAAGCTATACGACTCTTTAAGTCAGCGACGGTGGATGCAATCAAGAGTGGTGTGAGTGATCAAAGTATGACCGCTGCTCAAAGTGAATTAGTTCTCCGTATTGAGGATGCGTTGCGAAGGCGGGTAGCACTCGGCGCAACGGTGGAACATAGCCGACTAATGTCGGAGATGGCTCGCGTCGGTTTCGATGTGAAGCTTGTGGAGCGTGCCATCTATGCAATGATGAAGCGCGAAGAATTGGAGTGGCGGAGGCAGCGCACCCAAATTCATCGGTTACGTTAA